The Methylomarinum vadi genome has a window encoding:
- a CDS encoding recombinase family protein, with product MLVGYMRVSSESDRQSTDLQRDALLAAGVDVRHLFEDRASGAKDDRAGLTKALDFVRPGDVLVVWKLDRLGRSLSHLLSIINTLKDKQVAFRSLTEGMDTTTPSGELLFHVFGALAQYERSLIQERVVAGLEAAKKRGRVGGRPPAIRGCRKTPISLIYHWKPAVFPTAGEAGKSVV from the coding sequence ATGTTAGTGGGTTATATGCGGGTGTCTTCTGAATCCGATCGACAAAGCACCGATTTGCAACGCGATGCTTTGCTGGCTGCCGGTGTCGATGTCCGACATCTTTTTGAAGACCGAGCATCCGGAGCTAAAGATGACCGTGCCGGATTGACCAAAGCGCTGGACTTTGTCCGACCAGGCGATGTGCTGGTCGTGTGGAAATTGGATCGGTTGGGTCGGTCGTTATCCCACCTGCTTTCCATCATCAATACGCTCAAAGATAAACAAGTCGCTTTCCGTTCACTGACTGAAGGGATGGACACCACAACGCCTTCCGGTGAATTATTGTTTCATGTGTTTGGTGCCTTGGCGCAGTACGAACGTTCTTTGATTCAAGAACGCGTGGTGGCCGGTCTTGAAGCGGCCAAAAAACGCGGTCGGGTCGGGGGGCGCCCACCGGCCATTAGAGGCTGTCGTAAAACCCCAATTTCTTTGATTTACCACTGGAAACCGGCCGTATTTCCCACGGCCGGCGAAGCTGGCAAGTCAGTAGTTTAA
- a CDS encoding MerR family transcriptional regulator, whose product MNMTIGQLAKQANVSIETIRYYQRKGLLIEPEKPATGYRRYPSNAVVRIRFIKRAQQSGFTLKEISELLSLDSGHCEDVRKMAEHKRQQIDDQIRDLTALRLALDALIKGCQTDPSTAHCSIIDSLSK is encoded by the coding sequence ATGAATATGACGATTGGTCAATTAGCCAAACAAGCGAATGTAAGCATTGAGACCATCCGCTATTATCAGCGTAAAGGTTTATTGATTGAGCCTGAAAAACCCGCCACGGGTTACCGCCGATACCCCTCCAATGCGGTTGTCAGAATCCGGTTTATCAAACGTGCCCAACAATCAGGGTTTACCTTGAAGGAAATCTCGGAATTGTTATCGTTGGATAGCGGTCATTGCGAAGATGTACGAAAAATGGCGGAGCATAAACGCCAACAAATTGACGACCAAATTAGAGACTTAACAGCCCTGCGCCTTGCGTTGGATGCCTTGATTAAAGGCTGTCAGACCGACCCGTCCACAGCACATTGCTCCATCATCGATTCACTTTCAAAATAA
- a CDS encoding DUF4332 domain-containing protein — translation MKLLCADNLHAKMVEVNDERNLVKRVPALSQVEDWIAQAKEMPRVINY, via the coding sequence GTGAAGTTGCTTTGCGCCGACAACCTGCATGCCAAAATGGTCGAGGTTAACGATGAAAGAAACCTGGTGAAAAGGGTTCCCGCATTATCCCAGGTCGAAGACTGGATTGCGCAAGCCAAGGAAATGCCTCGTGTGATTAATTATTAA
- a CDS encoding recombinase family protein → MLIGYARVSKADGSQMLNLQIDALLGAGVEKNHIYTDHASGTKDDRPGLQACLKALRSGDTLIVWKLDRLGRNLKHLVTTTHELSNQDIGFRVLAGQGANIDTTTTNGKLIFGIFAALAEFERDLISERTKAGLAAARARGRKGGAKPSLTKAQIRQAQASMGKRETVVSELCKELGITKPTLYRYVGPDGSLREFGKKVLGIKQ, encoded by the coding sequence ATGCTAATCGGCTACGCCAGAGTCTCTAAAGCGGACGGATCACAAATGCTGAATTTGCAAATCGATGCGTTGCTGGGGGCTGGGGTCGAGAAAAATCATATCTATACCGATCACGCTTCCGGAACCAAAGATGATCGGCCAGGATTGCAGGCCTGTTTGAAAGCGCTGAGGTCGGGTGATACGTTGATTGTTTGGAAGCTCGATCGATTGGGTAGGAATTTAAAACACCTGGTCACGACCACTCACGAGCTATCCAACCAGGATATCGGTTTTCGTGTATTAGCGGGGCAGGGCGCTAATATCGACACCACAACGACAAACGGAAAATTGATTTTCGGCATCTTTGCAGCGCTGGCAGAGTTCGAGCGGGACTTGATCAGCGAACGCACGAAGGCAGGACTGGCTGCGGCTAGGGCCAGGGGACGGAAAGGCGGAGCCAAGCCCTCGTTGACAAAAGCGCAAATCAGACAGGCACAGGCCTCGATGGGGAAGCGCGAAACCGTGGTCTCTGAGCTTTGTAAGGAATTAGGTATCACCAAGCCTACTTTGTATCGCTATGTCGGTCCTGACGGCTCCTTGCGGGAATTTGGCAAAAAAGTGTTGGGGATTAAGCAATAA
- the mobH gene encoding MobH family relaxase has translation MLNISWLKKDKAKSEAVPPDIPGILSIRSVDDLLSPHQGMMVQIDELAGLSERNFNRYYLHTIRNFARFVQLLPASEVHHHAGPGGMLTHTLEVCVNALKIRRSYLLSESGGAEEIAAKQDLWTYAVFLAALSHDLAKVAVDQSVTVYDADRKAIPWSPWDSFLDEQGVWYSTEFQRGRKYRLHEKASLLLIHRIIPSYALNWLSGDRHIFEQWLACVSGDIENASSIGEIVGAADSKSVATNLGADSSRMPAVRTKPLHEKMLTALRHLLNEGELPLNRNGAAGWVSGDDCWLVSKRTVDATRDQLTQEGHSGIPTKNGRMFDILQEHGVLIPYGDKAIWPAVVEGRLS, from the coding sequence ATGTTGAATATTAGCTGGTTGAAAAAAGACAAGGCTAAATCCGAAGCGGTACCGCCGGATATTCCCGGAATTTTGTCGATTCGAAGTGTCGACGATTTGTTGTCTCCTCATCAAGGAATGATGGTGCAAATCGATGAATTGGCCGGTTTGTCGGAACGCAATTTCAACCGCTATTATCTTCACACCATTCGGAATTTCGCGCGATTCGTGCAATTGCTTCCAGCCTCGGAAGTGCATCACCACGCCGGCCCAGGAGGAATGCTAACGCATACCTTGGAAGTCTGCGTGAATGCGTTGAAGATCCGACGATCTTATTTATTGTCCGAAAGCGGCGGAGCCGAGGAGATAGCCGCCAAACAGGATTTATGGACTTACGCCGTTTTTCTGGCCGCATTATCACACGACTTGGCCAAAGTCGCCGTCGATCAATCGGTGACGGTTTACGATGCCGATCGCAAGGCAATACCCTGGTCGCCTTGGGATTCGTTTTTGGACGAGCAGGGTGTATGGTACAGCACGGAGTTCCAACGCGGACGGAAATACCGCCTGCATGAGAAAGCCTCGCTGCTGTTAATCCATCGAATCATTCCGTCATACGCTTTAAATTGGTTGTCCGGCGATCGACACATTTTTGAACAATGGCTGGCTTGCGTATCTGGCGATATCGAAAATGCGTCATCGATCGGCGAGATTGTTGGCGCTGCCGATAGTAAATCGGTGGCGACGAACCTGGGAGCCGATTCCAGCCGGATGCCGGCCGTCAGAACAAAACCATTGCACGAAAAGATGTTGACCGCTCTACGCCATTTATTGAACGAAGGGGAACTACCGTTAAACCGGAACGGCGCGGCCGGATGGGTTAGCGGCGACGACTGTTGGTTGGTGAGCAAACGAACCGTGGATGCAACCAGGGATCAATTAACCCAAGAAGGGCACTCCGGCATACCAACGAAAAACGGCCGTATGTTCGACATACTCCAAGAGCATGGCGTACTGATCCCGTATGGCGACAAAGCGATCTGGCCAGCCGTCGTCGAAGGGAGGCTGTCGTAA
- a CDS encoding Tn3 family transposase — protein MDTSSEKNQWVLTPAERSLVMSKNRANRLGFAILLTFFRERGRFPRDESEIETQGIALLGQQLEVTIPIDGEAILTGRTAERLRAEIRIRFGFREATIADAEILTAWLRDHVAGEVGGDIEPMIVRLEARCRELSIEPPTPDRMDRIARSALRAHEDRFHHTVYERLSPKQRENLDALLRPEKGDDENNDQEDATGSASALLLKLLGNPGRPNLASMQDELAKLEIIRKIGLPADLFDKVSPLDLERCRKRVSVEVPRDLRRHPDAVRITWLAAFVYLRARSLTDDLVDLLIETIHRIGARAERKVERELLEDLKRVSGKQNLLFELADATLAQPDGVVRDVVFPVVSEQTLRDLVKEWKATGPTYRITLRTVIRNSYKGHYRRMVPTLLSALEFRSNNDLHRPVMDALELVKRFADTKVHTFPADEHVPLDGVVRGLWREAVMEKDAADRDRVNRITYEISVLEALRERLRCKEIWVVGANRYRNPDEDLPSDFNENRADYYQALNLPLNAELFITNLQAEMREALNAFDTSLKKNPYVRLSDKNNGWIILTPLDAQPEPPNLATLKAELNTLWPMTSLLDVVKETDLRLGFTDVLKSPTSYETMDRSVLQPRLLLCLHGLGTNAGLQRMAGLDSGTTARDLAYVRRRYIGVEAMRRAIAIVADGTLHARNPAIWGDGTTACASDSKHFGAWDQNLTTQWHVRYGGRGIMIYWHVERNSLCIHSQLKSPSSSEVASMIEGVIHHCTEMEVDRQYVDSHGQSTVAFAFCRLLGFQLLPRLKAIHSQKLNRPDVGMADAYPNLQQILTKPIDWDCVRQQYDQMVKYTTSLRLRTAETEAILRRFTRKNVQHPTYKAFAELGKAIKTIFLCRYLHDESLRREIHEGLNVVEQWNGATDFVFFARRGEMSSNRQEDHEISMLSLHLIQNCMVYINTLMIQKVLAMPHWQGKMTIRDYAALTPLIWEHINPYGRFDLDMNTRLDLP, from the coding sequence ATGGACACTAGTAGCGAGAAAAATCAGTGGGTACTGACACCTGCCGAACGTTCGCTGGTCATGTCCAAGAACCGAGCAAACCGGTTAGGCTTTGCTATTCTGCTGACTTTCTTCCGCGAACGCGGCAGGTTCCCGCGCGATGAATCCGAAATTGAAACGCAAGGTATAGCTTTATTAGGCCAGCAGTTAGAAGTAACGATTCCAATAGATGGCGAGGCTATCCTGACGGGCCGTACTGCCGAACGGCTACGCGCTGAAATACGAATCCGTTTCGGTTTCCGCGAGGCCACGATTGCCGATGCGGAAATACTGACGGCCTGGCTACGCGATCATGTTGCCGGCGAAGTAGGTGGCGATATCGAACCCATGATTGTTCGATTGGAAGCACGCTGTCGCGAGCTTTCCATTGAACCGCCTACGCCTGATCGAATGGACCGCATTGCACGTAGCGCATTACGTGCTCACGAAGACCGTTTCCATCATACTGTCTATGAGCGTCTTTCGCCCAAACAGCGCGAGAATTTGGACGCCTTGTTGCGACCGGAGAAGGGCGACGACGAGAATAACGACCAAGAAGATGCTACCGGCAGTGCGTCGGCGCTCTTATTGAAACTGTTAGGCAATCCTGGCCGCCCAAACCTTGCCAGCATGCAAGACGAATTAGCTAAATTAGAAATCATCCGGAAAATCGGTTTGCCGGCCGATTTATTCGATAAGGTATCACCGCTTGATTTGGAACGTTGCCGTAAACGCGTTTCTGTCGAAGTGCCCCGCGATTTACGTAGACATCCCGATGCGGTACGTATTACTTGGCTGGCAGCATTCGTTTACTTGCGTGCCCGCAGTTTGACCGATGATCTTGTGGACTTGCTGATTGAAACCATTCATCGGATCGGCGCACGGGCTGAGCGTAAAGTCGAGCGGGAATTGTTGGAAGACCTTAAGCGCGTTTCCGGTAAACAAAACCTATTGTTCGAACTGGCAGATGCCACGCTAGCCCAACCCGATGGGGTGGTGCGCGATGTGGTATTTCCCGTAGTCAGCGAACAAACCCTACGTGATTTGGTTAAAGAATGGAAAGCCACCGGACCGACCTACCGAATTACGCTGCGAACCGTGATTCGCAATTCGTACAAAGGCCACTATCGCCGCATGGTGCCTACTTTGCTGAGCGCCCTGGAATTTCGGAGCAACAATGACCTTCACCGTCCGGTGATGGACGCGCTTGAATTGGTAAAACGTTTTGCAGACACCAAGGTGCATACCTTTCCGGCCGATGAACATGTGCCGCTTGATGGCGTAGTGCGCGGATTATGGCGTGAGGCTGTGATGGAAAAGGACGCCGCCGACCGGGATCGCGTCAATCGCATCACTTATGAAATTTCTGTGCTTGAAGCGTTACGCGAACGGCTGCGCTGCAAGGAAATTTGGGTGGTCGGTGCAAACCGTTACCGCAATCCCGATGAAGACCTGCCAAGCGACTTCAATGAGAACCGTGCAGACTATTATCAAGCGTTAAATCTGCCGCTCAATGCGGAGCTGTTCATCACCAATTTACAGGCCGAAATGCGCGAAGCATTAAACGCCTTCGACACTAGCCTGAAAAAGAATCCTTACGTCCGACTCAGCGACAAAAATAACGGCTGGATCATCTTAACACCGTTGGACGCCCAGCCCGAACCACCCAATTTGGCAACGCTCAAAGCCGAACTTAATACGCTGTGGCCGATGACCAGTTTGCTCGATGTCGTAAAGGAAACCGATCTGCGGCTGGGTTTTACAGACGTATTGAAAAGTCCGACTTCCTATGAAACGATGGATCGGTCAGTGTTGCAGCCACGATTATTACTTTGCCTACACGGTCTTGGTACCAATGCGGGCTTACAGCGCATGGCCGGGCTTGATTCCGGCACAACGGCAAGAGACTTGGCTTATGTTCGTCGCCGTTATATTGGCGTCGAAGCCATGCGCCGCGCGATTGCTATTGTCGCCGATGGTACGTTACATGCTCGTAATCCAGCAATATGGGGTGACGGTACTACCGCTTGCGCATCCGACTCCAAGCATTTCGGCGCATGGGATCAGAACCTAACCACACAATGGCATGTTCGTTATGGTGGCCGCGGCATCATGATTTACTGGCATGTCGAACGCAATTCATTGTGCATCCATTCGCAACTTAAATCGCCGTCCTCTTCGGAAGTGGCGTCAATGATCGAAGGCGTTATCCATCATTGCACCGAGATGGAAGTTGACCGCCAATATGTCGATTCTCACGGCCAAAGCACGGTTGCGTTTGCCTTTTGTCGCTTATTAGGATTTCAGTTACTACCCAGACTAAAAGCTATTCACTCGCAGAAGTTAAATCGGCCGGATGTTGGTATGGCTGATGCCTATCCAAATTTACAACAGATTTTAACAAAACCGATTGATTGGGATTGCGTTCGGCAGCAATATGATCAAATGGTGAAATACACGACCTCTCTTCGTCTTCGAACAGCGGAAACAGAAGCTATCTTACGGCGATTTACTCGGAAGAACGTACAGCATCCCACTTACAAGGCATTCGCAGAATTAGGCAAGGCGATTAAGACTATTTTTCTATGCCGTTATCTGCACGATGAATCGTTGCGCCGGGAAATTCACGAAGGACTGAATGTGGTTGAGCAATGGAATGGCGCAACTGATTTCGTGTTCTTTGCTCGTCGTGGTGAAATGTCAAGCAATCGCCAGGAAGACCACGAAATTAGCATGCTATCCCTGCATCTCATTCAAAACTGCATGGTTTACATCAACACGTTGATGATTCAGAAGGTGTTAGCCATGCCGCACTGGCAGGGCAAGATGACAATACGAGACTACGCCGCATTAACTCCACTGATTTGGGAACATATCAATCCGTACGGGCGGTTTGACCTCGATATGAATACCCGGCTGGATTTGCCCTAA
- a CDS encoding IS1182 family transposase — protein MAAEANIRPVKTLYSAKQYSLFDECEVEPLPELIAQSISSEPMARFEAPDPRGLSINGKPLGEHLEHAGLTIPLKLRPFLQSLSFAEFEARYRPGGRPPYAPCAMVGIILYGLLQGISSLRDLERLARADVGCWWLSGGIMPDHSVIGRFVHQHADSLTTEFFDQLTRRTLKVTGSGTTALAGDGTVIEAMSSRFRLMKEEALNQALAQAKEAAQANPNDAAATKRLNGLEQAQAELKSRQQKQAAKGKDPAKTQVQSNEPEAVLQPQKNSKDFRSSYKPSVLANDNRVIVACDVHPSSETEVVPGLLDRAQALGGVETALFDAGYFSNGVLDTAEQHNIELLCPEGQSEGDDWNKQSNKQIPKSRFIYQADDDTYRCPGQQRLTRRHTCKGGKSGHAYTVYACDACSDCPLKSQCTRSESGRTLKRYDSDTQKEALRLKMAQPEPRQRYRQRQAMVEPVFSQLRGRQGLNRFRRKGLAGVKVEFALHAMAYNLSRALVAALFRALYHWLSRFMSSFDRKFDICHG, from the coding sequence ATGGCAGCCGAAGCGAACATTAGACCCGTCAAGACATTGTATAGCGCCAAGCAATATTCGCTATTCGATGAATGCGAGGTTGAACCGTTACCTGAGTTGATCGCTCAATCGATCTCAAGCGAACCGATGGCCCGTTTTGAAGCGCCCGACCCGCGCGGCTTATCGATCAACGGTAAACCGCTCGGCGAACATCTGGAGCACGCCGGCTTAACCATCCCGTTGAAATTGCGCCCCTTCTTGCAATCGCTATCCTTCGCCGAGTTCGAAGCCCGTTATCGGCCCGGCGGGCGTCCGCCGTATGCGCCATGTGCGATGGTGGGGATCATTCTCTACGGCCTGTTACAAGGCATCAGCAGCCTGCGCGACTTGGAGCGTTTAGCTCGAGCCGATGTGGGGTGTTGGTGGCTAAGTGGCGGTATCATGCCGGATCACTCCGTCATTGGCCGTTTCGTCCATCAGCATGCCGACTCATTGACGACCGAATTTTTCGATCAACTAACGCGTCGTACTTTGAAAGTCACCGGCTCCGGCACGACGGCGTTGGCGGGTGACGGTACCGTGATCGAAGCCATGTCCTCCCGGTTTCGATTGATGAAGGAAGAAGCGCTCAACCAAGCCTTGGCGCAAGCGAAGGAAGCCGCGCAAGCCAACCCAAACGATGCGGCTGCGACTAAGCGTTTGAACGGTCTGGAACAAGCCCAAGCCGAGCTAAAGTCTCGCCAGCAAAAACAAGCCGCCAAAGGCAAAGATCCGGCCAAGACCCAAGTACAAAGCAACGAGCCGGAGGCGGTATTACAGCCGCAAAAGAACTCCAAAGACTTTCGCAGCAGTTATAAACCGTCGGTATTGGCGAACGACAATCGAGTGATCGTGGCTTGCGACGTTCATCCTTCCAGTGAAACCGAGGTGGTGCCGGGCTTACTGGATCGCGCCCAAGCCCTGGGAGGCGTCGAAACAGCTCTGTTCGATGCTGGCTATTTCAGCAATGGCGTCTTGGATACTGCTGAGCAACACAACATCGAATTGCTTTGTCCGGAAGGCCAAAGTGAAGGAGACGATTGGAACAAACAATCCAACAAACAAATCCCCAAAAGCCGCTTTATTTATCAGGCCGACGACGACACTTATCGCTGTCCGGGGCAACAACGCTTGACTCGCCGTCACACCTGCAAAGGCGGTAAAAGTGGCCATGCTTATACCGTCTACGCCTGCGATGCCTGTTCAGACTGTCCGCTGAAATCCCAATGCACGCGTAGCGAAAGCGGTCGCACCCTCAAACGCTATGACAGCGATACACAAAAAGAAGCCCTGCGCCTGAAAATGGCCCAGCCCGAACCTCGGCAACGCTATCGACAGCGGCAGGCCATGGTGGAGCCCGTCTTCAGTCAGCTACGCGGTCGCCAAGGCTTGAATCGCTTTCGCCGTAAAGGTTTGGCGGGCGTCAAAGTGGAATTCGCCTTGCACGCCATGGCCTACAATCTGAGCCGCGCCTTAGTGGCAGCTCTTTTTCGCGCTTTATATCATTGGCTTAGCCGGTTTATGAGCTCGTTTGACCGAAAGTTCGACATTTGTCATGGTTAA
- a CDS encoding lamin tail domain-containing protein — translation MGVLDHNLGSETVDITGWTLSDNSYKKLLLDNVLTDPNERIMHPGESVAIKDISPVQLSNNQDIIMLCDSTGARIDRVNYNKRMVQSGKPVVFLSPRDTLT, via the coding sequence ATGGGTGTCCTTGATCACAACTTGGGCAGTGAAACCGTCGATATTACCGGATGGACGCTATCCGACAACTCCTACAAGAAGTTATTGCTCGATAACGTCTTGACGGATCCCAACGAACGCATCATGCATCCCGGCGAATCGGTGGCCATCAAGGACATCAGTCCCGTTCAGCTTTCGAATAATCAGGATATCATTATGCTGTGCGACAGCACCGGCGCCCGTATCGATCGAGTGAACTATAACAAGCGGATGGTGCAGAGCGGAAAGCCTGTGGTGTTTTTATCGCCTCGAGATACATTGACCTAA
- a CDS encoding IS1182 family transposase, with protein MAAEANIRPVKTLYSAKQYSLFDECEVEPLPELIAQTISSERMARFEAPDPRGLSINGKPLGEHLEHAGLTIPLKLRPFLQSLSFAEFEARYRPGGRPPYAPCAMVGIILYGLLQGISSLRDLERLARADVGCWWLSGGIMPDHSVIGRFVHQHADSLTTEFFDQLTRRTLKVTGSGTTALAGDGTVIEAMSSRFRLMKEEALNQALAQAKEAAQANPNDAAATKRLNGLEQAQAELKSRQQKQAAKGKDPAKTQVQSNEPEAVLQPQKNSKDFRSSYKPSVLANDNRVIVACDVHPSSETEVVPGLLDRAQALGGVETALFDAGYFSNGVLDTAEQHNIELLCPEGQSEGDDWNKQSNKQIPKSRFIYQADDDTYRCPGQQRLTRRHTCKGGKSGHAYTVYACDACSDCPLKSQCTRSESGRTLKRYDSDTQKEALRLKMAQPEPRQRYRQRQAMVEPVFSQLRGRQGLNRFRRKGLAGVKVEFALHAMAYNLSRALVAALFRALYHWLSRFMSSFDRKFDICHG; from the coding sequence ATGGCAGCCGAAGCGAACATTAGACCCGTCAAGACATTGTATAGCGCCAAGCAATATTCGCTATTCGATGAATGCGAGGTTGAACCGTTACCTGAGTTGATCGCTCAAACGATCTCAAGCGAACGGATGGCCCGTTTTGAAGCGCCCGACCCGCGCGGCTTATCGATCAACGGTAAACCGCTCGGCGAACATCTGGAGCACGCCGGCTTAACCATCCCGTTGAAATTGCGCCCCTTCTTGCAATCGCTATCCTTCGCCGAGTTCGAAGCCCGTTATCGGCCCGGCGGGCGTCCGCCGTATGCGCCATGTGCGATGGTGGGGATCATTCTCTACGGCCTGTTACAAGGCATCAGCAGCCTGCGCGACTTGGAGCGTTTAGCTCGAGCCGATGTGGGGTGTTGGTGGCTAAGTGGCGGTATCATGCCGGATCACTCCGTCATTGGCCGTTTCGTCCATCAGCATGCCGACTCATTGACGACCGAATTTTTCGATCAACTAACGCGTCGTACTTTGAAAGTCACCGGCTCCGGCACGACGGCGTTGGCGGGTGACGGTACCGTGATCGAAGCCATGTCCTCCCGGTTTCGATTGATGAAGGAAGAAGCGCTCAACCAAGCCTTGGCGCAAGCGAAGGAAGCCGCGCAAGCCAACCCAAACGATGCGGCTGCGACTAAGCGTTTGAACGGTCTGGAACAAGCCCAAGCCGAGCTAAAGTCTCGCCAGCAAAAACAAGCCGCCAAAGGCAAAGATCCGGCCAAGACCCAAGTACAAAGCAACGAGCCGGAGGCGGTATTACAGCCGCAAAAGAACTCCAAAGACTTTCGCAGCAGTTATAAACCGTCGGTATTGGCGAACGACAATCGAGTGATCGTGGCTTGCGACGTTCATCCTTCCAGTGAAACCGAGGTGGTGCCGGGCTTACTGGATCGCGCCCAAGCCCTGGGAGGCGTCGAAACAGCTCTGTTCGATGCTGGCTATTTCAGCAATGGCGTCTTGGATACTGCTGAGCAACACAACATCGAATTGCTTTGTCCGGAAGGCCAAAGTGAAGGAGACGATTGGAACAAACAATCCAACAAACAAATCCCCAAAAGCCGCTTTATTTATCAGGCCGACGACGACACTTATCGCTGTCCGGGGCAACAACGCTTGACTCGCCGTCACACCTGCAAAGGCGGTAAAAGTGGCCATGCTTATACCGTCTACGCCTGCGATGCCTGTTCAGACTGTCCGCTGAAATCCCAATGCACGCGTAGCGAAAGCGGTCGCACCCTCAAACGCTATGACAGCGATACCCAAAAAGAAGCCCTGCGCCTGAAAATGGCCCAGCCCGAACCTCGGCAACGCTATCGGCAGCGGCAGGCCATGGTGGAGCCAGTCTTCAGTCAGCTACGCGGTCGCCAAGGCTTGAATCGCTTTCGCCGTAAAGGTTTGGCGGGCGTCAAAGTGGAATTCGCCTTGCACGCCATGGCCTACAATCTGAGCCGCGCATTAGTGGCAGCTCTTTTTCGCGCTTTATATCATTGGCTTAGCCGGTTTATGAGCTCGTTTGACCGAAAGTTCGACATTTGTCATGGTTAA
- a CDS encoding 3'-5' exonuclease → MSISPKVAISSEFFTSVLKLPKAQQDKAVKFMEQFRHDPKSPGINYETIQAARDKNLRSVRIDQAYRAIVLAPDKGNVFILLWADKHDDAYHWAQNKVLKINPENGVLQFLESEYIDEAERVKSNLIEASDGLFSGIRDRHLIVDEAQDFGFNAFKLIRHLVSEHSNDLFIVGDPHQRIYGSKVTLGHCDIRIVGRSHKLRVNYRTTEQIRHAAVAVLEGIPFDDLDDGLDEQKGYRSLMTGVEPVVQCFNNAQEELNYLIDSLAASSPEELTRTCIAVRRHIDIDRYSMAFGEAGIAYYKVDHNSLDDANHAGVRMATMHRVKGLEFDTMYVAGVNDGVLPLAILESDDPTIVREHEWRERSLLYVAITRAKRFCSISGFGTLSKFIQ, encoded by the coding sequence ATGTCAATCAGCCCAAAAGTTGCTATTTCATCAGAATTTTTTACTAGTGTCTTAAAACTGCCTAAAGCTCAGCAAGACAAGGCTGTTAAATTCATGGAGCAGTTTCGTCATGATCCGAAGTCTCCTGGGATTAATTATGAAACGATTCAAGCTGCTCGAGATAAAAATTTGCGATCGGTAAGAATTGATCAAGCTTATCGGGCGATTGTATTAGCACCTGATAAGGGGAACGTTTTTATTCTGTTATGGGCTGATAAACATGATGATGCGTATCACTGGGCGCAAAATAAAGTTTTAAAAATCAACCCAGAAAATGGGGTTTTGCAATTTTTAGAGTCTGAATATATCGATGAGGCGGAGCGCGTAAAGTCAAATTTGATAGAAGCAAGTGATGGGTTATTTTCCGGCATTAGGGATAGGCATTTAATTGTCGATGAGGCGCAAGATTTTGGATTTAATGCTTTTAAATTAATTCGCCATCTTGTTTCTGAGCATAGTAACGACTTGTTTATCGTGGGCGATCCGCATCAAAGAATCTACGGTAGTAAGGTGACCCTAGGTCATTGTGATATCAGAATTGTTGGGCGTAGTCATAAACTCAGAGTGAATTATCGAACAACAGAACAAATTCGCCATGCTGCGGTTGCGGTATTGGAAGGGATCCCTTTTGATGATTTGGATGATGGTTTAGATGAGCAAAAAGGCTATCGGTCATTGATGACGGGTGTTGAGCCTGTAGTTCAGTGTTTTAACAATGCTCAAGAAGAATTAAATTATTTAATCGACTCATTAGCTGCATCGAGTCCAGAAGAGCTGACGAGGACTTGTATTGCAGTTAGGCGTCACATCGATATTGATCGTTATAGTATGGCCTTTGGTGAAGCAGGTATTGCTTACTATAAAGTCGATCATAATTCGCTGGATGATGCAAATCATGCAGGTGTCCGGATGGCAACAATGCATCGGGTCAAAGGATTAGAGTTCGATACGATGTATGTGGCTGGTGTTAATGACGGGGTTTTACCGTTAGCAATTTTAGAATCTGATGATCCAACAATAGTCAGAGAACACGAATGGCGTGAGCGTTCTTTGCTCTATGTAGCTATAACCCGCGCAAAACGATTTTGTTCAATATCAGGGTTTGGGACGTTATCGAAATTTATTCAATAA